A stretch of Camelina sativa cultivar DH55 chromosome 18, Cs, whole genome shotgun sequence DNA encodes these proteins:
- the LOC104762592 gene encoding peptidyl-prolyl cis-trans isomerase FKBP12 — translation MGVEKEVIRPGNGPKPAPGQTVTVHCTGFGKGGDLSQKFWSTKDEGQKPFSFQIGKGSVIKGWDEGVIGMQIGEVARLRCTPDYAYGAGGFPAWGIQPNSVLDFEIEVLSVE, via the exons atgggTGTGGAGAAGGAAGTCATCAGACCCGGCAACGGTCCTAAACCCGCTCCGGGTCAAACCGTCACCGTCCATTGCACCGGATTCG GGAAAGGTGGTGATCTCTCCCAGAAGTTCTGGAG TACAAAGGATGAGGGGCAAAAACCTTTCTCGTTCCAAATCGGTAAAGGTTCCGTGATCAAAG GATGGGATGAAGGCGTTATTGGAATGCAGATTGGAGAGGTTGCTCGCTTGCGG TGCACACCGGATTACGCATACGGCGCTGGTGGGTTTCCGGCATGGGGAATCCAGCCAAACTCGGTTCTCGACTTTGAAATCGAAGTTCTGAGCGTGGAGTGA